In Nostoc sphaeroides, the genomic window ACATGAAATGCCCCAGGTCTTAATCTGTGGCTACATTAAAAAGCCCGCTAATGCGGGCTTTTTAATGTAAATCTCTCACATTGAAGTCTTTGATAATACAAAAAATTAGTTATTATCGTATATGATACATAAAGCAAATAACAAGCATGAAAGCATCAGAAACAACTCTCCGTAACTTACTAGAAGGTGGTAAACAGTTTCAAATACCTCTTTTTCAGCGACCATACTCTTGGAAACAGGAAAATTGGAAGACTCTTTGGGAAGATTTGATGAGTCTCTATAATGATGAAGTACAAGGTTCTTATTTTCTTGGCCCCATAGTTACACAAGCTGAATTAGGAACAGCTGACGGCATCACTCCATATGTTGTAATAGATGGGCAACAACGTCTTACCACCCTTAGTATTCTCTTAGCAGCATTACGAAATCATCTTAAAAAAGATGATAAACAAATGTCTGAACAGATATATGAATTTTATTTAATTAACAAATATCATAAAAATGACGATTACTTTAAAGTATTACCTACTCAAAATGACCGTGATGCATATAAAAATATAGTTGAAGCTAAAACAGCTAAAACAGCTAAAACCAAAAATCCAGAATCGCAGTCAGGGCAAATAAATGAAGCTTATAATTTTTTTGATAAACGGCTGAAAGAATCTGTCCCTGAGCAAGATATACCTCTTGATTTAACAAAATTGAAAAAAATTATATTAGAGCAATTAGTTATAGTAAATATAACTTCTGATGCAAACGATAACCCATATCTTATTTTTGAAAGTTTAAATAATAAGGGAGAAGAACTAACTCAGGTAGACTTGGTTCGTAACTATATATTTATGAGGTTGCCGCATGAAGAGCGAGAAGAGGTATATGAGAATGAATGGTTACCTTTTGTAGAAAGTTATAAATCTAGTGTTAGCCAAAAAGTGTATTCAGACGAATTAACAAATGCATTTTGGTTTTATCTACGTAAAGATGGTGAAGCAGTTAACCAAAAAGAAATTTACAAAAATATCAAAAAACGCTTTGATAAGTCAGAGATTGGTGTAAAGTCTGAGCTACAAAACCTTATACAGTTTGCCAAGTATTACCAGCGTCTGAATTTTTGTGAGCAAGAACCAGAGATTAAATTAAGATATTGCTTCCAGCGATTAAAAAGGCTTGACTTTACAACTTGTCATATATTCCTACTCAATGTTTATCATGAGTATGAAGAAAAACGCTTATCGCTTGATAAGTTTGAAGAAATTTTGCGTTATCTAGAGTCTTATTTTGTACGTCGTTTATTTGCTGGAATTTCCACTAAAACTTTAGGATCAGTTTTCAATGCTTTGTACTCTGAAGTCCAGAAAGTAAATCCTACTGATGTGGTTGATGGATTACAACAAGTCTTGAAGGGTTATGATAAGAGCAAAGTTTGGCCTGATGATGATGCATTGCGTGATGGGATTATTGCCAAGGGTGTATACGCTACAAGTTTAAGTGATAGAGCGAAGCTTCTTTTAGAGAGTCTAGAGTCATCTCTTACTAAAGAAAAAGTTAAGTCAGAGAGTTTAACTATTGAACATATCATGCCCCAGACATTAAATAAAGAATGGAAAACAATGTTAGGGGTAAATCATGCTTCTGTTCAGAAAAAATGGCTACATACGTTAGGTAACCTCACATTAACAGGATATAACTCTGAGATGGGTAATAAACCTTTTTCAGGAAAGCTAGTATATTTCAATACTAGCAATTTGTCTTTAAATCATTATTTGAGACAAATAAATGTTTGGAATGAAGAAGCAATCAAAAAGCGTGCAGAATACTTAGCTGATATAGCTATTAAAGTCTGGCCTAGATAAAAAGAGTATTTTATTCAAAGAATACCAACACTTGGTTAAGTCCTTCATAGACTTGCGATCGCACCTTCGCACTTTGCACACAGACCTAACCCCCCAACCCCCTTCCCTACGAGGGAAGGGGGAGAAATCTGGCTCCCCTCTCCGCTTTGCAGAGAGCTTGGGGGAGAGGACAATCTATGCGATCGCGATAAACTGTTAAAATATAATTACCTGACACCAAAATTTTAACAGGTGAACACCAATGGATTTCTAAACATAGGAGTTATTAAAATGCTTGAATTTAACAAAAGCTATGTTATCGATGACAATCAACAACCTATTGCCGTACAAATTCCTATCGCTGAATTTGAAAAAATTGAAGAAATTCTTGAAAATTACGGTTTAGCAAAGCTCATGGAGGAAGTAGACGAAGAAAAAGCACTATCAAAAGATGAAGCACTAAAATATTATCAATCACTAAAAGAAGAAAATGTGGCAAGTTGAATATACCAAAAGGTTCTTAAAAGAACTTGCTGCTTTACCAGTTGAGATTCAAAGCCGCATAGAACCTATCGTGTTTCAAGAACTGGAATCAGAGAATCCGTTTGAATTAGGATATATTGAAAAACTGAAAGGTTATAGCGATAAATATAAGATTCGAGTTGGTGATTATCGAATTGGCATTACTCTTGATCAAGAAACAAAAACATTAATCTGCCAACGAGTTGCTCACCGCAAAGACATCTACAGAATTTTTCCTTGAAGCACTGGAAAACTTGTTATAGCGGTTATCGATTGGATGAGAACACCAAAGTCCTTGCTGTCAAATCATTCCAGCATTTTTTTTGTATCTCACTGAACTGCACACCGCTATATCATTACTGTATACATAACCTAATACCAGTAAAGCGGCAAATGCTGTGTGATATTTGTGGAAGCGAAGGTGTAAAAGTCCGCCGAATTACTAGAACTTACAGTAAGGGTAAAGACCTGCTAGTAATAGAAAACATTCCAGTGATAACCTGTACTCATTGCGGCGAAAGTTATTTAACTGCTGAAACTCTTCACAAAATTGAACAAATCAAAACTAACCGTAAAAGATTAGCTGTTGAACGTCCTGTAGAAGTGGCTAGTTTTGGATCATGAATAATTGCCAAAATTAAATATTGCTTCAGCTATCCACTAATACACATTTATGGACTTATACACAACAGTTTTGCGAAAGAGTGCGGGTTATTGAGTTGCTTTATGCTTAGAAAATGGACTGGTAGGACAAGGGATAAATCAAGAAGCAGCAATCAAGCAACTTAATGAAGCGATCGCACCTTCGCACCTTCGCACTTCGCACACAGACTTAATCCCCCAACCCTCTCTTGCTTTCTAGGGAAAAGGGGAAGAGATCACACATCAATACTGTTCGGTTAAGAAGATTTGTAGGTTGGGTTGAACTTTAGTGAAACCCAACAAATCCCTGAAAATGTTGGGTTTCGTTCCTCAACCCAACCTACATTGGAGTTATTTTTTAGGCTTAACCGAACAGTATTGGATCACACATAATGTTTAAACCATTCGGATTGTGAGTGCTGTAGCCGGAGTCATGGTGGGAGCCTTAGTAGTTACACTGATGCTTAGTGATGATTGGAATCAGAGCCTTAGCAATACGGTTCGGTTAAGCCAAAAGACGCGATAAATCGCCGTCTCTACAATAATTAATCCTTTGTAGAGACGGCGATTTATCGCGTCTTTGTGATTTAGAATTTTCATCAAAAAACCTTAACCGAACCGTATTGAGAGCCTTAGCGATTTATTTTTTAACTTTTAAAAATTCGCTTGGCAGCATTAATACCTGAAATTGCAGCACCTTCCATAAAACCTTGCCATTCATAAAATGAGTTAGTATGTTCTCCTGCAAAGTAGATGTTATCTACTGATTTGCCTTCATTACCAGCAATTGTTGTAAAGTAACCAGGTTGATTACAGGTATAACTTCCTTTAGTTAGTGGATTTAATGACCAGTTTTCTAAATAAGCTAAATACTCAGTATTTTTGATCCGTACAGCCGAAATATCTGCACCAGGAAAGACAAACTTCAGTTCATTAATAAACTTACCACTTTCCCGTTGAAGATTTTTTGGGTTAAGCCTTGCACCTAAATTGCCGCCAGTGTAATCTGTTAAGACTGCCTGGTTATATGTAGCTTTGCTAGGGTTAGTTTCCCAAATAGCCTGGAGATTGGGAAGATCAGCATAGGCACTACCATTACTACCAAGGGTAGTCCAAGGACGACCATTAAAACCTACCATCAGTTTTGAGTTAGTTCCATAAACTAAATTATTAATACTATCAAGTTTCCACTGAGGTAGCTGAAGTCCTATTAAATCTACTTCTCGCAGAGTTGAGAAAGGAAGAGAAAATACTACAGCATCAAACTTTTCACTTAAACCATTGTTAAAAAGTAATTCTATTTTACCTGCACTATCTTTCCTGGCAGCAATCAGCTTTTTCCCATACTGTATCTGTTCTAGTAATCGGTTTTTTAATCCTTCCACAATCTTTTGATTGCCTCCGATAACATGATAACGTTCATCGCTAAACACCCCAAAAGGTTTAAACTTGGAGCGTCTATCTGCATGAATAAATAGGAGAAAACTCAAACAACTTTGTTGGTCAATTTCTCGACCATATTCACCAGTATATGCAGATTTAATCACATTTTTCAGCAAAGCTCCCGCTCCACGACTATCAAGATAATCTTGGAGATTAGTGAAGTCTAATAACCGCTCAGATGCAGTAAATTTATCCGCAGTAGGTTGTGTAAAGGTGTGTAAATCAACTCTCATTGCCGTCACAAAATCTCGGAATTCATCAATTACTGCTGATTCCCGATAACGTTGACCATTAAAGTAATAAAATACTTCACCTGGTTGCTTTGACAAATTTTCGACTTCTAACTTAAATTCGTTTACATATCCCAACATGGTCTTGTGCAGATTGTCTATAAACTCGCCACCTCTTTCGGCAACCTGACCAGGGAAGACACCATTAAGTGAGTAGCAGCGTCCACCTACTCGGTCACTAGCTTCGTAAATAGTGGCTTTAATTCCTTGACGTTTGAGTTCGTAGCCACAAGCGAGTCCTGCTAAACCAGCACCTACAATCGCTATCTTTGCATCCATTGAAGAAGGTGCGGCTAAAGTACGATGGAAATAACCAGACCCTACACCAATTGTTCCACCCAATATTGTCAATTTTCCTAAATCAGCCAGAAATTGTCGCCGCTTAATCTTACGCAATGACATCAGTTCTTCAAGTTGATGAATGCGTTCAATGCCTTCGCTCGTTGAGATATTACGCTTTTGACAATAGCTGACAATCCCAAGGGTGCGGGCTAATCTTTTAAATATTGGTGAATGGCTCATTACTTACAACTTTGGCTAAATTTTTTCGGGTATTTCCCTATTTATCTCCTTACAAGTATAGGTTTTGTCTATGTATTTGCCTTAAATAATTAACCTTTATAAGATAAAGATTTGATATTTTTTAACTGCCAGACAAGTATATATACGTAAGATAAAGCTATTTTAAATTTTGTCCTCTATTTATAGAAATCGTCAAAAAAGATTTAGTTTGAGGTTTAATTTTATTGTTACTCTCTATAATTACGAGCTTCATCTCCCACAATGCGAATTTGCCTGAACGATTAAGAGGTCTAATGCTTATCGGATGAGGATAGGTGATTATTGTGTTGCGATCGCACCGCTCATTCCTCAAGTACGATTGTGTAGTGTAGCGGATTGACTGATAGCACGTATTCGTTCCCATCTCCTAGCCCCTGCTGGTAAACTTACCCGAACACGAAACCAGCTTCAAAGTTCCTCTCTCAAAGTTGGGAGAGAAATTTGGGGTTAGGGCCTAAAGATGTTTCTTCCAAAACGGGATAATTCCTGATAATCAAAGAGCAATGCTTGCTTTCCTCACAACTTCCTCAAATTGTTTTGCTATAAACATAGATAAGGGGCGAAAACCTTTAATAAACTTAAAATTCACAAGTCGCTAAACATAGTTGAGGGATTAGTCATTTTTGACAATCCAGCATTTAGAAACCCGAAACCGTAAAGACCAATTACCAATGAAATCGGAGGTCTATTATGATGTTCAAAAAAATTCTAGTTGCATTAGACCGCTCGGAAATAGGGCAACAGGTTTTTGAAGAAGCGTTGGGTTTAGCAAAGTTAACACAAGCTAGCTTAATGCTAGTGCATGTCTTATCTACCGAAGAAGAGGGTAGTCCTTACGTACCCATGCTGTCTAATTTTGACTACTATCCAGGATTGAGCAGTCAAAGCTTCGAGTTATACCAAAAGCAGTGGGATACCTTTAAAAATTTAGGAATCCAGATGCTGCAATCTTTCTGTACCCAAGCTAACGCAGCAGGTGTAACTACGGAATTTACACAAAATATTGGTAATCCTGGCCGGATCATTTGTGATTTAGCTCATAGTTATGGCGCTGACCTAATTGTGATGGGGCGTCGGGGTCGTTCTGGGCTGATGGAACTATTTCTTGGTAGTGTGAGTAACTATGTTCTTCACCATGCTGCTTGTACGGTGCATGTTGTGCATCTTTCAGCTAGTCCTAAAACACATGAAGTTGTCAAAGAAACTACAAGCACTTTAAGCGTTAACTAATTACTAACATTGCATAAATCTGAGCGATCCAAACTCTGAATTTGGTTTATTCTCGCCTACCTACTTCCTCAATCTCCACAACCGATTCTTAACTGTACGGTATTGGGCTAAAATTGAGCGTAGGCATAGCCCGTCGTACACATCTTTCAGTAAGAAAGAAAAAGTCCGCTACCCAAAATTAGAGTTGAGAGCGAAAAGTGGATCTATGAATAAAGATACTATCGAGATCACTGGTTTTCATGCTCATGTTTATTTCGATCCCGCCAGTCGGGATGTAGCTGCGCGTGTACGTGAAGGATTGGGCGCTGGGTTTGACGTGCAACTCGGACGCTGGTTTGACAAGCCCATCGGCCCCCACCCAAAAGGAATGTATCAAGTTGCTTTCTTACCGAATCAGTTTGATAAAGTCGTTCCCTGGTTAATGCTCAATCGTGAGGGATTGGATATTCTCGTTCACCCTGAGACAGGCGATGCTGTAGCAGATCATGCAGTTCATTCTTTATGGTTAGGAGAAAAGCTAGATTTGAATATCCAGTTTATTCGACAGCTTAATTCGACTTTATCTAATTAAAACAAGTAGCCCACTTTATTGGGTAAAAAAAAGTTCTGGACTAGGGCGTAGAACTTTTTCTGTTGATTAATTTTAAAGAATATTAGGGAACTCCAAAAAATAAATTATTCCACATTCAAGTCGTTGACTGTTGACTGTTGACTGAAAACTCGTGAACCGTCAACGGTCAACGGTCAACAGTGAACAATAGCAATGGAATATTTTTTTACTTGGAAGTCCCTTAAACCGATTCGCGTTGAACAAAATTTAAATTATGAATTCTGAATTCTGAATTATAAATTATGAATTATATTGACTTTAATATTTAGTCAATCGGTACTTGCTTGAGTAAAGCTATCCACATATCAGATGGATCTGAGTAATAATCAATTTCCTCCACTTGATATTGAGAAGATTCACAACCTTGTCGTAAAACAATGCGATCGCGGGGTTTAATACCTTTCCCAATTCCAGTCATATACCCCAGCATCCCTTCATTGAGGCGCTCAAATACGTAGTCGCTTCCACAAACTAGTTGGCTATAATCGTGTACTTTATGCTTGCGTTTTAATTCGTTTCCTGGAAAGCTAACTAGACTTAACTTACTGAAAAAATTCAAATTTAAGTTCATACCTGTCCTGAGCAAAGACATAAGTGAGTTCTCTCAAAGAAGAAATCTATAACGAAGAGTTCTGGACTCTAGGTGAATCTCAATTCCTTTCAATCATTAATCCAGAACCGAACAGGTGGACAATATAGTTAGGAATCAACCGCATTGACAGCTATTAAAGCCAATACATGACCCAATGTCTAATTCAGTGCCTGCACCCACTAGGAGCAAAAAATAAATTATAAGCACTTCTTTGACAAGGTACTTATAAAGTAATTTTAAAATAGGATTAATAATTTACAATTAAGTTTTCTTAAATCTTAAGTTATGAGTTATGAAGATTTAATTTTTACCCAATGATATATTTTGCTCAATAACCCTTGGAGGTCATTCATTATTTTGCATATATCAGGTAAAAGCTAACTATTTATTACTTTATCCTTTTAAGCTTAAGTATCATTCAAATTATATTATCCAGTATAATATCAGAGGTCTATAGCAGCATTGATTAACCATTTAAATTTACATTACTATAAACTATAGCTTCAACTGTAAAACCACCGAATTATTGGACAAATCTGGGTTAGATAGGAGTATTTTTTACTTAACTAAATAATAGACATCTCCAGAAATTAAATATGCGTTATTCAGAACCCTTCTAGAAACGTAGCAGTGCTACGTCAAAACAATTCATTAATGTTTAATTTATAAACCTTTTATATTGTGAGAATGTATTCTATGTATCTTTTCTAAGATAAATAGTATTTAGTCCCTACTTATGATTTTTAGAGCTACATCTACCTGCTTCAGTAGTACTTCTAGGGTGGAAGAGTTATCTAAAACTACATCTGCATGGGCCGCTTTTTCTTCTATAGATAATTGACTGTTGATCCTGGCTTGTGCCTGTTCTCTATTTAAATGGTTTCGTTGTATCAATCTTTGTAGCTGTTGCTCTTGAGAACAACGTACTACCCAGATTTCTGTAACTAAATCAGTCATCCCAGCTTCAAATAATAGAGGCACTACTAGCACCAGGGTTGGTGAGGAAGATAGGGCGATCGCTTCCTCAAAGCGATCGCGCACATCAGGATGAATCAAATTGTCTATCCAGTTGCGTTCATCTTGACGATTAAAGATGATTTCGCCTAGCTTTTGGCGGTTGAGGCTGCCATCTGGTAATAAAATTTGTTCGCCGTAACGCCCTGCGATCGCACCAAGAATAGGCGAACCTAAAGATACTGCCTCTCTAGCATAAATATCTGCATCCAGAATTGGCAGGTTATAAGCGCTAGCCAAATAATTGGTGACAGTGGTTTTGCCTGTGGCAATACCTCCAGTTAAGCCGATTATACGTTTTGTCATTAGTCATTAGTCATTAGTCATTAGTTATTCTCCCCCTGCCTCCCCTGCTCTCCCTGCTCCCTCATCTCCCGGTTGGTGAACGAAGTCGAACCACATCTCCCTCATCTAATAATTTGTCGCCCATGTTATCAATGCTTGGGTTAAACCATCTAAAGTATATTCTTGGGCTTCTACATCCACGCGCCTGAATAAAAAATGACACGTTTTCGAGGTTTGAGGCCCGATAGAGGCAATACAAACGCCCTCTAAGAATTGGCTAGGATCAGAGTCGTTGGAAAATATCTTGTCAGTAAGTTGACAGAAAAATTGCACAGTTTTAGAACTGGCAAAAGTAATCACATCTATCTTGCGATTTTGGAGAGCTAACTGTGCCTCTGGTGGAATATTAGTAGGGCAACAAGATTGATATGCGGCAACTTCTATCACCTTTGCTCCCTTGAGAGTTAATTCCTTAACCAAAATTTCTCTGCCGCCGCTTTCAACTCTGGGAAATAAAACCTTTTTACCATGCAGATCCTCTGGGAAATTTTCTACTAAAGAATCGGCAATAAAATTGGGGGGAATAAAATCTGGTTGGAGAGAATGTTGTTTGAGACAATGGGCTGTTTTCTCACCAACGACGGCAATTTTTACGCCTGCTAAGGCCCGGCTATCTTTACCTTGGGCGTTTAACCTTTCAAAGAAGTAGTCTACGGCATTGGTAGAAGTGAGAATTAACCAGTCGAAGTCAGATAAATGAGCGATCGCATTATCCAAAGCTTCCCAACTGGAGGGCGGGCCGATTTCTAAGGTAGGCATTTCGATGACTGTTGCACCTAATGCGATCAGGCGATCGCTAAATTGGC contains:
- a CDS encoding DUF262 domain-containing protein, producing MKASETTLRNLLEGGKQFQIPLFQRPYSWKQENWKTLWEDLMSLYNDEVQGSYFLGPIVTQAELGTADGITPYVVIDGQQRLTTLSILLAALRNHLKKDDKQMSEQIYEFYLINKYHKNDDYFKVLPTQNDRDAYKNIVEAKTAKTAKTKNPESQSGQINEAYNFFDKRLKESVPEQDIPLDLTKLKKIILEQLVIVNITSDANDNPYLIFESLNNKGEELTQVDLVRNYIFMRLPHEEREEVYENEWLPFVESYKSSVSQKVYSDELTNAFWFYLRKDGEAVNQKEIYKNIKKRFDKSEIGVKSELQNLIQFAKYYQRLNFCEQEPEIKLRYCFQRLKRLDFTTCHIFLLNVYHEYEEKRLSLDKFEEILRYLESYFVRRLFAGISTKTLGSVFNALYSEVQKVNPTDVVDGLQQVLKGYDKSKVWPDDDALRDGIIAKGVYATSLSDRAKLLLESLESSLTKEKVKSESLTIEHIMPQTLNKEWKTMLGVNHASVQKKWLHTLGNLTLTGYNSEMGNKPFSGKLVYFNTSNLSLNHYLRQINVWNEEAIKKRAEYLADIAIKVWPR
- a CDS encoding type II toxin-antitoxin system RelE family toxin; translated protein: MWQVEYTKRFLKELAALPVEIQSRIEPIVFQELESENPFELGYIEKLKGYSDKYKIRVGDYRIGITLDQETKTLICQRVAHRKDIYRIFP
- a CDS encoding type II toxin-antitoxin system MqsA family antitoxin, with product MLCDICGSEGVKVRRITRTYSKGKDLLVIENIPVITCTHCGESYLTAETLHKIEQIKTNRKRLAVERPVEVASFGS
- a CDS encoding flavin monoamine oxidase family protein, translated to MSHSPIFKRLARTLGIVSYCQKRNISTSEGIERIHQLEELMSLRKIKRRQFLADLGKLTILGGTIGVGSGYFHRTLAAPSSMDAKIAIVGAGLAGLACGYELKRQGIKATIYEASDRVGGRCYSLNGVFPGQVAERGGEFIDNLHKTMLGYVNEFKLEVENLSKQPGEVFYYFNGQRYRESAVIDEFRDFVTAMRVDLHTFTQPTADKFTASERLLDFTNLQDYLDSRGAGALLKNVIKSAYTGEYGREIDQQSCLSFLLFIHADRRSKFKPFGVFSDERYHVIGGNQKIVEGLKNRLLEQIQYGKKLIAARKDSAGKIELLFNNGLSEKFDAVVFSLPFSTLREVDLIGLQLPQWKLDSINNLVYGTNSKLMVGFNGRPWTTLGSNGSAYADLPNLQAIWETNPSKATYNQAVLTDYTGGNLGARLNPKNLQRESGKFINELKFVFPGADISAVRIKNTEYLAYLENWSLNPLTKGSYTCNQPGYFTTIAGNEGKSVDNIYFAGEHTNSFYEWQGFMEGAAISGINAAKRIFKS
- a CDS encoding universal stress protein; the protein is MFKKILVALDRSEIGQQVFEEALGLAKLTQASLMLVHVLSTEEEGSPYVPMLSNFDYYPGLSSQSFELYQKQWDTFKNLGIQMLQSFCTQANAAGVTTEFTQNIGNPGRIICDLAHSYGADLIVMGRRGRSGLMELFLGSVSNYVLHHAACTVHVVHLSASPKTHEVVKETTSTLSVN
- a CDS encoding DOPA 4,5-dioxygenase family protein, with amino-acid sequence MNKDTIEITGFHAHVYFDPASRDVAARVREGLGAGFDVQLGRWFDKPIGPHPKGMYQVAFLPNQFDKVVPWLMLNREGLDILVHPETGDAVADHAVHSLWLGEKLDLNIQFIRQLNSTLSN
- the coaE gene encoding dephospho-CoA kinase (Dephospho-CoA kinase (CoaE) performs the final step in coenzyme A biosynthesis.), coding for MTKRIIGLTGGIATGKTTVTNYLASAYNLPILDADIYAREAVSLGSPILGAIAGRYGEQILLPDGSLNRQKLGEIIFNRQDERNWIDNLIHPDVRDRFEEAIALSSSPTLVLVVPLLFEAGMTDLVTEIWVVRCSQEQQLQRLIQRNHLNREQAQARINSQLSIEEKAAHADVVLDNSSTLEVLLKQVDVALKIISRD